In Leuconostoc kimchii IMSNU 11154, the DNA window TTCGTTTATTTTGATTAGCAATGGAAACGAGGCCTTCAACATGAATCATTTCAACTTGATTTGCAGAGATGCCTGCAACAACTTCATTAATTTGAAAATTTGCTTTTTCTTGTGCTTGCGCAATCGCTTCGCGAATCGCATTAGCAGTCGCATCAATGTCTATAATGACGCCCTTACGCAAGCCATGTGATGGTGCATTACCTGCACCAATCACGTTAAATTCATTACCCGTTGTTTGCGCAATGACCACCTTGATGGACGTCGTGCCAATATCTAAACCGACCGTCACGCCTGAATTATTCATGCGTCGTGCCCCTTTACAAAATTATTTTTTAATAAAATATACCTAACAATAATAATATCATAAATTAGGTGTATTACGCTACCGATTATTGCTTCTGATGTGCTTTATTATCGGCTTTCTTTTTGGTACCATTTGCCTGTGCTGTGCCATAAGCATATGAATAAGCACCAAACTGTAAATCAACCACACCCTTACTAGGCATTTGAGCAGCAATTCCAGGATAGTAGCTGATTTTCTTCCCAAATGTACCTATTGTTGCATAAACTGTATTACCATCATTCATTATGATTAATAAGCGGTTTGCATTATCCTTGTTAGGTGAAAAATTAATTTGACTAATATTTTGTCGCAACGTTAACTCCAACTTTACAAATTCTGATACCACTGTTTTAACATCTGCCGGATTGTTAAAACCCGTATATACAGGCGCATTGCCTTCAGGGATCTCAATTTTCTTCTGGATACCATTTCGGTTAATAACGTACCACTGCTTACTTTTTTGAATATATCCCGCTGTCACTTTTTCGGCAATATCAATTGTCACGTGACTGCCTTCTTGTGTTACTTTGGCCGTGTCTATTTTATCGTCATGTTTAACAATCTTTTGCGCAATAAATTGCGTCTGTCCAGTAACTTTCCAAGACGGCGTGTTAGGGTAAATGCCAGCATATCGCTCAATTTTTTCAGATGGTATTGAAGTTGATTGGACAGTAACTGTTTTAATCGTTTGCCATGGTTGTAATAGCAACAAAGTACCCACAGCAATCGTAACAAAAACTGCTAAACTTATCCAAAGTTGTAGCGGCCATTTGATTTTCAATATTTGATTGTACCTTATACCAGTCAATGAATTAATCTTTCTTCTCTAAAATAGCATCTTGAATCAGATGATACAGCCGGTCGCCCGCATCTGTCATGCCAACTTTTACAACCTGTGCAGCCATATTATCACTTATAATTTCATTAAGCAATAATTTATCTGCAGCATTGACAAGCGACTTACCAGTTAGTTCTGTCTCTGTCAGCAGAAGTGCCGCACCATCATCGACCAAGCTTTGTGCATTTTTTGTTTGATGGTTTCCAGTCACATGCAGACTAGGCACT includes these proteins:
- a CDS encoding cell division protein FtsQ/DivIB, whose protein sequence is MKIKWPLQLWISLAVFVTIAVGTLLLLQPWQTIKTVTVQSTSIPSEKIERYAGIYPNTPSWKVTGQTQFIAQKIVKHDDKIDTAKVTQEGSHVTIDIAEKVTAGYIQKSKQWYVINRNGIQKKIEIPEGNAPVYTGFNNPADVKTVVSEFVKLELTLRQNISQINFSPNKDNANRLLIIMNDGNTVYATIGTFGKKISYYPGIAAQMPSKGVVDLQFGAYSYAYGTAQANGTKKKADNKAHQKQ